The Pseudomonas moraviensis genome contains the following window.
AACCAGGGCGCGCAGCGCATCAAGGGTTACCTGCCGGAAGAAATCATCGGCCAGCATTTTTCGATTTTCTACACCCCCGAAGACCGCGAACTCGGCGAGCCCCAGCGTTCATTGGCAATTGCCACCCGCGAGGGCCGGTTCGAGAACCGCAGCTGGCGGATGCGCAAGGATGGCACGCGCTTTCTCGCTCACGTGGTGGTCGATGCGATTCGTGGCGACACCGGCACGCTGCTCGGCTTTGCCAAGATCACCCGCGATGTGACCGAGGCGCACGAAGCGCAGCAAGCCCTGGAAAAGACCCGCGAGGCGTTGTTCCAGGCGCAGAAGATGCAGGCGATCGGCCAACTCAGCGGCGGTATCGCCCATGACTTCAACAACCTGCTGACGGTGATTCTCGGCAACCTCGAGATCGTGCAGAAGCGCATCGGCGACGCGCCGAAAATCGCTCGACTGCTGGAGAACGCCACCCAAGGTGCCTTGCGCGGTGTCTCGCTGACCCAGCGCATGCTGGCCTTTGCCCGCCGCCAGGAACTGCAGACCGAATCGGTGGATATCCCGCAATTGGTGCAAGGCATCACCGGGCTCCTGCGCAGCTCGCTGGGGCCGGGGATTCGCATCGAAACGCGCTTCCCCGCAGATCTTCAGCCCGTGCTGGCCGACAGCAATCAGCTGGAACTGGCGATTCTCAATCTGGCGACCAATGCCCGCGACGCCATGCCCGATGGCGGCACGGTGGTCATCCAGGCGCAGGCGGAAGTGGTGCTTGAGCAAACTCATTCGACTTTAGCGGCGGGCCGTTACGTCTGCCTGAGCCTCATCGACAGCGGCGAAGGCATGGACGAAGCCACGCTGGCCTGCGCCCGCGACCCGTTCTTCACCACCAAGGGTTTGGGTAAGGGCACCGGGCTGGGCTTGTCGATGGTGCATGGCTTTATCGAGCAGTTGGGCGGGCGCTTTATTCTCAAGAGCGAGAAGGGTCGGGGCACCTCCGCCGAGCTGTGGATTCCGGTGGCGCTTGAGCGTCCAGTCAGCCGACCGGTCTATAGCAACGCGGCGCCCATTGCGGTGCCAAGGCTCAGTGTGCTGGTGGTCGACGACGACTCACTGGTGCTGACCAGCACCAGCCTGCTCCTCGAAGACCTCGGCCATCGCGTCATCGGTGCGACCTCCGGTGCCAAGGCGCTGGCGATGTTCGATCAAGGCGAGGTGATCGATCTGGTGATCACCGACATGGCCATGCCGCACATGAGCGGCGCGCAACTGGCCCACGCGTTGCGCCTGCTCAAGCCGGATCTGCCGATCATTCTCGCCACCGGTTACGCCGAACGCCTCGAAGGTTTCGCCGCCGAACTGCCGCGCCTGCCGAAACCGTTCACCCAGTTGAATCTGGTGCAGATCATCGCCGAGTCGATGAAGTGACGCGCTGGTCGATCCGGCTGAACTAGTCTGGACGCGTGCCTTTCCAAAAGATCTTGTTCACTTTTGGAGGGCACGTCTCTTGCCTCGCATATTGACCCAGCCAAGCGCTGTTGAAGAAGCCTTGGCCGAACACGACGCCAAGATGTTTGGCTCACCCAAGGAGCGGCTGGATTTCTATCGCCGGGAAATCCAGTACGAAACCAGCATCCTCGCCAACCGCACCGACGCCTACCTGGCAGCGCAGTCGTTTCTGGTGATCGCCTTCGCCTCGTGCATGGCCAACCTCAATCCGGAGTGGGGCAAGATGTTCACCCTCGTCGTGCCGCCGTTTCTGGCACTGCTTGGCGTGCTCAGTTCACTGAATGCCTGGCCGGGGATTCGCGCGGCGTACGACATCATCGATCACTGGCACTTCAAGCAGAGCCAGTTACTGCACAGCGAGCCGGTGATGGGCGCGGCGTATGACGAATCACCGCTATTCAGTGAAATGGAATCGAGCCACAAGGGCTATCGCAAGTCGCTGCTGTTCTCGGTGCGCACGCCTTGGATCTTTGCGACGTTCTGGGTGATGTTGGGGGTGTATGCGGTGTTTATTCAGGTGACCAATCCTTGAGGTGGGTTGGTCGGGGGCAGGGGACAGGTGCTGGATTTTGTGGTGTCTGTGAGATCTTACCCCCTCACCTGATCTGGCTTAATGATTCTGGACACCCCTAAAGGGCGGTAATCTACGCCCATAGACGAGGTGTGATTTGACCAGACGATATTTTTCGACAGATTTCAAACGGGATGCGGCTTGCCTGGTTTTGGATAAAGACTATTCGGTGAGTGAAGCCTGCGAAGCAATGGGCGTGGGCCCTACAGCTCTGCGTCGCTGGGTTGAGCAACTGCGTGCGGAGCGCAGCGGCAAGACGCCTGAGAAGTCCAAGGCCATGACCGTTGACCAACAACGCATCCAGGAACTGGAAGCAACAATTCGACGGATTGAGCGCGAGAAGGAAATTTTAAAAAAGGCTACAGCTCTCTTGATGTCGGATTCCCTCGATCGGTAAGGCTGGTCGAGGAGTTAAGCGAGCAATATTCAAGATCCGAGTTGTGCGTTGTATTTGGAATCAACCGCAGCAGTTATTACGAGCGTCTGAAACAGCGGGCGAAAGTAGATGACGGGCGCAATCGCCTAAAGATCAAAGCTGCTGAATTACATGAGCAAAGTCGCGGCTCAATGGGCGCGCGCAGCCTGTCAAAGGCGCTATGTAACGAAAAAGAGTCGGTGGGTCGTTACATGGCTCGTAGCCTGATGCGCGAGCTCGGGTTGAAGAGTCAGCAACGGCGCAGGCATCGTTACAAACCCAGCGGTGCGGAGGCGCAATACGCCCCCAATCATTTGGAGCGTAAATTCAATGTCGAGATCCCCAATCGAGTGTGGTGTGGCGACGTGACTTACATTTGGGCCGGTACTTACTGGGTTTATCTGGCTGCTGTACTTGATCTGCATGCCCGGCGTATCGTCGGCTGGGCGATGTCCAGAAGCCCGGATTCAGCTCTGACCTGTCGAGCGTTAAAGATGGCTTTCGAGTCGCGAGGACGCCCTGAAAACCTAATGTTCCATTCGGATCAGGGCTGTCATTACAGCAGTAAAGTATTTCGTGAAATGCTGGCGGACATGCGCATAAAACAAAGCATGAGTCGACGAGGAAACTGCTGGGATAACGCCCCGATGGAGCGTTTCTTTGGCAGTTTGAAATCTGAATGGATACCCAAGGCTGGCTACCGAAACGAAGATGAGGCTAGTACCGATGTGTTGCGCTACCTGACCCATTATTACAATCGGATCAGGCTGCACAGTCACAACGGATATCGGACTCCGGTAGCAATGGAAGCCTTGGCAGCATGAGAAATGACCTAAACCCTATAACCGTGTCCAGTATCGTTTGACCAGAACAACCCCAGCCCTCTCCCCCAGGGGGGCGAGGGGGAAAGGGAGCCGATTTTCACGCTTTTCAAAACTTCTAGTCGACGCGGTATTTCAGGTCGGTGCAATACGCAAGAACACCCCGGTCAGTCCCCTCTCCCTCCGAGAGAGGGCTAGGGTGAGGGGCTTTTGACTTTTATCACGCCGTTTCCAGCTCACGCCGCGCAGTAACAGCATTCTGCAACGCCGCCGGAATCGGCGGGAAATCCTCGTTCAGCACACACAGATGATCAATCGCATCTTCAAATTTCGCGTCGGCTTTCTTGCGCAGTGCCCGGTATTGCTCAAAGCGTTCGAAGTCGGTCGGTGTCTGTTCCAGCAGCGCGTTGGCCGCTCGGTTCAGTTCGTGGGCTTCTTCGAACAGTTGACGATTGCGTTCCAGAGCCAGTGCTCTGCAAGCCTTGATTTGCGCAGGAGTCGAGCATTCGTTCATGACTGTAACCTTGTTTGTGTCGGGGTTCCGTTGACAGGCTATGCACCGCAGGGGAACCGAACCTGGCGGGCCGCGCTGGATGATTGGCGCGGTTAAAGTTGTGACCCTTGGGGCGCGCTCGGCGATCCATTTTTTTGCAGAAAAATCTTCGATGATTTCCGGCAAACCGCAGCGCCAGAAGAATCAGCTTTTTCGTTGCTTCAAGCTTTCATACCGCGCCAGCATCGGCTGTGTACTGATGCCATGCAGCAGGATGCTCAAGGCCACCACCGACAGGGTGAGGTCGGTGCAGACCTTGGCCACGTCGGAATCCAGTCCATGGTTCAGCGCGAAGAACAGATAAAACAGGCTGCCGATGCCACGTATGCCGAACCAGCCGATCAACAAACGCTGCGGCCCGCTGAGCAGCTTGCCCCACGGCATCAGCGCCACGCTTAACGGACGGATCAGGCAAAACAGCACGGCGCCGATCCACAGCGCCCGCCAGTCCCAGTGGGCAATCAGCACGACGCCGAGCAAGGTCACCAGAAACACCTCCATCGCCCGCTCGACCAGACTGCCAAAAGCGAGCATGTCGCCCATCATGATCCCCGCCGCGACCTGGCTGTCTTCCAGCTGTTCGGTGTCGCCATGCACAGCGTTCTCCGGTTCGACGTTCTGATGGCCGACCACCGGCTGCACCAGATGTTCGGCCGGTACTTCGGTAATGCCGGTGGATTTCACTTCTTCCTGACGCAGGCCGAGGCCGGCGGCGAACACTGCAAGGAAGCCGTAGCCGCCAATCGCATCGGCGACCACGTAGGACAGCGCGATCAGCGCGAGGGTCAGGTAATCGTTGGGGCCGAGGGTGCTGTCCTCGTTGTGGATGCGCAGTGACAGCGCGATGCGGCCGATGCCGCGGCCCATCCAGTAACCGGTGAGCAGACCCGCCGGCACCGCCCACAACAGACTGCGGATCACCCAGTGCTGCCACTCGCCGGCACTGCCATCACCATGGAGCAACAGCAAGCCGAGAATCACGAAAGGGAAGGCCACGCCATCGTTGAGACCCGCCTCACCGGACAGGCCGAAACGCACGCTGTCGACGTCCTGCGCATCGTTGACCTGCACCAGCGCCGCTAGCACCGGATCGGTCGGCGCCAGCATCGCGCCGATCAGCAGCGAAGGTCCCCATGCCAATTGCAGGCCCCAGTGCAGCAACAGGCAGACGCCGATGATCGTCAGGATCATCACCGGACCCGCCAGGCCGAACGCAATGCGCCAGGTTTTGTTGGTCAGTGGCAAACGCAGCTTCAGCCCGCAGACGAACAAGGAAAAGAGCACCGCGACTTCCGTCAGGTGCTCCATCCACAACGACGATTCTTCCAGCGACAGTTTCAGCAGGTCGAGGCCGCTCGGACCGATGGCGATGCCCAGCAGCAGGCACACCGCTGAGGTGGTGACCGGCATCCAGCGCAACCACGACGACGTCAGGGCCAGCATCAGCAGCACGGCGCCGAGCACCGCAACCCATACGCCGAAACTCATGACCGCTCACTGCAATGGGTGTTCAAGGACAGGCGCACCGGGTCAGCTCACGGTCGTGCGCAGGTACTCGGGGATGAGCACGTTGAACCACAGCAGGATCATCGACACCAGCATGGTCACCAGCACCAGCAGGCCAACGCCCCACACGCACGCCGAATACAACAGGCCCTGTTCCTTGCGCTCATGCATGAACGTCGGCAGGCCGACGAACAGCAGGAACGTCGAATAGATCGAAGCCGCGCCAAGCACCAGAATCGCCAGCCAGCGACTCGGGTACAGCCCGGCGATCCCGGCGATGAAAAACGGCGTCACTGTGTAAGCCGCAAAACCGATGCATTGATTCAGCGTCGGGCGCGCATCGAATGAACGCGACATCCAGCGAATGAAGCCGCCCATGATCGCCACGCCGGCAACAATCGTCACGTACAGGAGCACGCTCAATTGCAGGGCGCTGGCCGTGCTCAGGCGCACGTTTTCACCCACGGCGAGGCTCCAGCCGACATAGGTCGTGCCGATGAACAGGCACACGGCCGGTATCAACGCGAGCAACAGCAAATGGGCGAGGTAATGGCGGGGATGGGTTTCTTCTTCGCGGCGGATATCGGTCCAGGCGAAGTTGGGTTGGGTGAAGAGTCTGACAAGGGGGGCGGACATGACAACCTCCTGTTCCTGATGGCCCGTAGGCGCTTACAGGTATGGAGGGATGTCATGCCGCTCGGGTTCAGTTTTTCTGCTGCACGGTTACAGCATCGGTTTGCCGCCGGTCACGCCATAGCGCTGGCCGGTGATGTAGCTGGCTTCGTCAGAGGCCAACAGCACGTAGATCGGTGCGACTTCCACCGGCTGGCCAGGACGGCCGAGCGGGGTGCTGCCGCCGAAGTTCTGTACTTCTTCATCGGGCATGGTCGAGACGATCAGCGGTGTCCAGATCGGGCCGGGCGCGACGCTGTTGACGCGAATTTCCTTGGGCCCGAGCATTTGCGCCAGGCCGCCGGTGAAGTTAGCGATAGCGCCTTTAGTGGTGGCATAGGCCAGCAGGGTCGGCTTGGGCATATCTGAGTTGACCGAGCTGGTGTTGATGATCGACGAGCCGGGACGCATGTGTTTGATCGCCGCCTGGCAGATCCTGAACATGGCAGTGATGTTGACGTCGAAGGTCATCACCCATTCGTCATCGGGGATTTCTTCGAAGTTCTCGTGGGTCATCTGGAATGCGGCGTTGTTGACCAGTATGTCGATGCGACCGAAGCGCTCGACGGTCTGGTCGACCAGCGCCTGGCATTGAGCCTTCTCGGCAATGTCGCCCGGCAGAAGGATGCACTGACGCCCGGCCTGTTCGACCCAGCGTGCGGTTTCCTTGGCGTCCTCGTGTTCATTCAAGTACGCCACGGCGACGTCGGCACCTTCACGGGCAAAAGCAATCGCCACCGCGCGACCAATGCCGCTGTCAGCGCCGGTGATCAGCGCGATCTTGCCGGCGAGGCGGCCGGAACCGACGTAGCTTTGCTCTCCGCAGTCTGGATACGGTTCCATCTTGCGTTGCGAGCCGGGCACCGGTTGGGCTTGTTTCGGGAAGGGTGGTTTTGGATAGTCAGTCATCGCAGGGTCTCCTGATTTCAAGGCCAGTGTTCCGGGTTGACCCGGTGGGTTTGCCTTGAGTTCGATCGGATTTGCGCTGGATTTCTGCTGAACACCGGTCCCCTTGTAGGAGTGAGCCTGCTCGCGATAGCGGTCTGTCAGCCAGGATTAGGTGACTGACAGACCGCTATCGCGAGCAGGCTCACTCCTACAGGGGATCTGTTTGAAGTCAGAGATTGCGGTTGGACAGCGCCCGCTCCATCCGCGCAATCCCTTCTTCGAGCAATGCCCGCGGGCAGCCGAAATTCAAGCGTACGAACTGCTGATGAGCGTCGCCAAAATCCAGTCCGGCACTCAGCCCGACCTTGCCCTGTTCAAGGAAGAACCGCTGCGGATCCCGCAGGTCCAGCGCCGTGCAATCGAGCCACGCCAGATACGTGCCCTGCGGCACATTGATGGTCACGCCCGGCAGGCGCGTGCGCACGGCGTCCACCAGCCAGTCGCGGTTGGCCTGCAGGTAGGTTTTCATTTCAGCGAGCCACGGCCCGGCTTCGCTGTAGGCGACACGGGTGGCTTCCATGCCCAGCGGATTGACGCTGTCGACCATGCCACAGCGGGCGTGGTTGACGCGTTCGCGCAGGGTGGCGTCCTGGATGATCATGAACGAGGTCTTGAGACCGGCGATGTTGTACGCCTTGCTCGCCGACATCAGGGTGATCGTGCGTTTGGAAATTTCCGGACTCAGCGACGCGGTGGGAATGTGTACGCGGCCGTCGAAGCACAGTTCGGCGTGGATTTCGTCGGAGATGATCCACGCGCTCTGCGCTGCACAAATGTCCGCCACTGCCTGCAACTCTGCGCGGTCGAAGACCTTGCCGATCGGGTTGTGCGGGTTGCTCAGCAGCAGGGCGCCACCGCCCTCGAGCGCCTCACGCAAAGATTCCAGCGGCGTGGCGTAAGTGCCATCGGCTTGGGCGTCGAATTCCAGCTCGACCTTGTTCAGACCCCAATGTACCGGCGCATGGCGCAGCGGCGGATAGTTCGGCGTTTGCACGACGACATTCTGCTGTGCCTGCACAAGAGCCTTGAGCGCCATGTTGAAGCCCGACTCCACGCCCGGCAGGAAAATCAGTTCCTGCGGTTTGACCCGCCATGCGTACTTGTTCCAGAGGTCGGCGACGATGGCTTCACGCAGGTTGTCCTGCGCCACGCTGTACCCGAGCAGCGGGTGCAGCAGGCGCTGCTGCAAGGCTTCGATGATGACCGGTGGCGCGGCGAAATCCATATCAGCGACCCACATCGGCAACACATCGGCCGGGTAGCGGCTCCACTTGGTGCTGCCGGTGTGGTGGCGGTCGAACAGCTGATCAAAATCGAAAGTCATGCGCGGTCTCGTCAAGGCGGGATTGGTCCTGGCGGACATTCTATGCGCAACGCCATCTGTGTGGGAGCGAGCCTGCTCGCGAATACGTCGGGTCAGGCAGGATCGAGTTGAATGACCCACCGCTTTCGCGAGCAGGCTCGCTCCCACAGGGGTTGTGTACTGGCTGGAAATCCGGGCCAGACTCCCGACGGTCGGTTTTCACACAATCGGCAAGGTCTTTGTCTACAGTGAAAATGTCGGCGCCAAGGCGTCGCAACCGTGATTGTCCAGATAAAGCCCGGCGCAAGTACCGGGTTCCACCTGATCAGGAGTGCACGATGGATCTCAGCCGTCGTCAGTTCTTCAAGGTCGCCGGTATCGGCCTTGCAGGCTCAAGCCTGGGCGCGTTGGGCATGGCCCCGACGGCGGCCTTCGCCGAGCAGGTGCGTCACTTCAAGCTCGCCCACACCCGTGAAACCCGCAACACCTGCCCGTATTGCTCGGTCGGTTGCGGTTTGATCATGTACAGCCAGGGCGATGCCGGCAAGAACGTGGCGCAAAACATCATTCACATCGAAGGCGACGCCGACCACCCGGTCAATCGCGGCACCCTGTGCCCGAAAGGCGCGGGCCTGCTCGACTTCATTCACAGCCCCGGCCGCTTGCAGTACCCGCAGGTGCGCAAGCCCGGCAGCAATGAATGGACGCGCATCGGCTGGGACGAAGCTCTTGATCGTATCGCCGACCTGATGAAGGCCGACCGCGACGCCAATTTCATCGAGAAAAATGCCGACGGGCAAACGGTGAATCGCTGGCTGACCACCGGTTTTCTCGCGGCGTCGGCGGCCTCCAACGAAGCCGGCTATATCACCCAAAAGGTGATTCGCAGCCTCGGCCTGCTGGGGTTCGATAACCAGGCGCGTGTCTGACACGGCCCGACGGTGGCAAGTCTTGCCCCGACGTACGGCCGTGGCGCCATGACCAATACCTGGACCGATATCGCCAACGCGAATCTGATCCTGGTGATGGGTGGCAACGCAGCAGAAGCGCATCCGTGCGGCTTCAAATGGGTGACCGAGGCCAAGGCGCATAACGCCGCGCGGCTGATCGTGGTCGATCCGCGTTTTACCCGGACTGCTTCGGTGGCCGACTATTACGCGCCGATCCGCACCGGCACCGACATTGCCTTCATGGGCGGGTTGATCAATTACCTGCTGACCGAGGACAAGATCCAGCACGAATACGTGCGCAACTACACCGACGTGTCGTTCATCGTCAAGGCCGGCTATGGCTTCGAAGACGGCTTGTTCAGCGGTTATGACGCGAAGAAGCGCAGCTATATCGACAAGTCCGGCTGGGGCTACGAGTTCGCCGAGGACGGTTTCGTCCGCGTCGACCCGACCCTGCAAGACCCGCGCTGCGTCTATCAGCTGATGAAGCAGCATTACAGCCGCTACAACATCGATCTGGCGAGCCAGATCTGCGGCATGCCCGTCGACGCCATGCAGAAAATCTGGGAAGAAATCGCCACCTGCTCGACACCGGGCAAGACCATGACGATTCTCTATGCGCTCGGCTGGACGCAGCACTCGATCGGCGCGCAGATCATCCGCAGCGCGGCGATGGTGCAACTGTTGCTGGGCAACGTCGGCATGCCCGGCGGCGGAGTCAATGCCTTGCGCGGGCATTCGAACATTCAGGGCCTGACCGACCTCGGCCTGCTGTCCAACGCATTGCCCGGCTACCTCACTCTGGCCAGCGACAGTGAGCAGGACTACGGCCAGTTCATCTTCAAACGCACGCAGGTGCCGCTGAGACCGGGGCAGCTCTCGTACTGGCAGAACTACAGCAAATTCCACGTCAGCCTGATGAAGTCCTGGTACGGCGCCAACGCCACCGCCGAGAACAACTGGCTGTTCGACCATTTGCCGAAGCTCGACATCCCCAACTACGACGTGCTGAAAATGTTCGACCTGATGAGCCAGGGCAAGGTCAACGGCTACTTCTGCCAAGGCTTCAACCCGATCGCCGCACTGCCGGACAAGAACCGGGTGATGGGCGCACTGGCCAAGCTCAAATGGCTAGTGGTGATGGACCCGCTGGCCACGGAAACCTCGGAGTTCTGGCAAAACGTCGGGCCGTACAACGACGTCAAAACCGAGAAAATCCAGACCGAAGTGATTCGCCTGCCGACCACCTGCTTCGCCGAGGAGGATGGCTCGCTGGTCAACAGCAGTCGCTGGCTGCAATGGCACTGGAAAGGCGCCGACGGCCCCGGCGAAGCGCAGACCGACATCCGCATCATGAGCGAACTGTTCCTGCGTCTGCGCCAGCGCTATCAGACCGAGGGCGGCAAGTTTCCCGATCCGCTGCTCAAGCTGTCGTGGCCATACAAGATTCCCGACGAGCCTTCGCCGGAAGAACTGGCGCGGGAAATCAACGGCGCCGCCGTCAGCGATTTCACCGATGCCAGCGGCGTCACGGTCAAGGCCGGCACGCAACTGGCCGGCTTCGGCTTGCTCAAGGACGACGGCAGCACCGCGTCCGGTTGCTGGATCTTCGCCGGCAGCTGGACCGAGGCTGGCAACCAGATGGCCCGCCGCGACAATGCCGACCCGTTCGGCATGCACCAGCATCAGGGCTGGGCCTGGGCGTGGCCGGCCAATCGGCGGATTCTCTACAACCGCGCCTCATCGGACCCGGCGGGCAAGCCGTGGGATCCGAAAAAGCGTCTGGTGTGGTGGAACGGCAAGACCTGGACCGGCACCGACGTGCCGGACTACAAGGCCGACGTGCCGCCGGAAGCCGGGATGAATCCGTTCATCATGAACCCCGAAGGCGTGGCGCGGTTCTTCGCCGTCGACAAGATGAACGAAGGGCCTTTCCCCGAGCACTACGAGCCGTTCGAGACGCCGATTGGCATCAACCCGCTGCATTCGCAGAACAAGAACGCCACCAGTAATCCGGCGGCGCGGATCTTCGATTCGGTCTGGGAAACCCTCGGTGAGGCCAAGGACTACCCGTACGCCGGCACCAGCTACCGGCTCACCGAACATTTCCACTTCTGGAGCAAGCACTGCAAGTTGAACGCGATTGCCCAGCCCGAGCAGTTCGTGGAAATCGGCGAAGTGCTGGCGAACGAGAAGGGTATTGCGGCCGGTGATCGTGTGCGGGTCAGTTGCAAACGCGGCTTTATCGAAGCGGTCGCGGTGGTGACCAAACGCATCCGGCCGCTGCAGGTCAACGGCCAGGTCGTGCATCAGATCGGCATCCCGCTGCACTGGGGATTCACCGGCCTGACGCGTCACGGCTACCTGACCAACACCCTGGTGCCGTTCCTCGGCGATGGCAACACTCAGACCCCGGAATCCAAGTCATTCCTGGTCAACGTGGAGAAACTGTAAATGGCCAGCCAAGACATCATTGCCCGCTCGGCCACTACCACGGTGCCGCCGTCGGTGAGAACCCAGCAGGGCGTTGCCAAGCTGATCGACACCACCAAATGCATCGGCTGCAAGGCTTGCCAGGTCGCCTGCTCGGAATGGAACGAGCTGCGCGACGAGGTGGGTCACAACCACGGCACCTACGACAATCCGCAGGACCTGACGGCGGACTCATGGACGCTGATGCGCTTCACCGAGCACGAAACCGACGCCGGCAACCTTGAATGGCTGATCCGCAAGGACGGCTGCATGCACTGCGCCGAGCCCGGTTGTCTGGCCGCGTGCCCGAGCCCCGGCGCGATCATTCAGCATGCCAACGGCATCGTCGATTTCGATCAGGATCACTGCATCGGTTGCGGCTATTGCATCACCGGTTGCCCGTTCAACATTCCGCGCATTTCGCAGAAAGATCACAAGGCCTACAAATGCACGCTGTGTTCCGACCGGGTGGCGGTGGGGCTGGAGCCGGCCTGCGTGAAAACCTGCCCGACCGGCGCCATCGTTTTCGGCACCAAGGAAGACATGAAGGAACACGCCGCTGAACGCATCGTCGACCTGAAAAGCCGTGGTTTTGAAAACGCTGGTTTGTATGATCCAGCCGGGGTCGGCGGCACCCATGTGATGTATGTGCTGCACCACGCCGACATGCCGAAAATCTATGCCGGCCTGCCTGATCACCCGGCGATCAGTCCGCTGGTGGATTTGTGGAAAGGCATCAGCAAACCCCTCGGTCTGTTGGCGATGGGGGCGGCGGTGCTGGCCGGGTTCTTCCACTACGTGCGCATCGGCCCGAATCGTGTCGAGGAAGATGAACAGCCGCCAGCGCCTGACACCTCGGTGCACGTGGTCGACCCGGCGGTGCACACCTTCGATCCACGCGGGGAGGAGCGGCCATGAGCAACAAGACTATCCTGCGTTACAGCGCCAACCAGCGCACGAATCACTGGCTGGTGGCGATCCTGTTCTTCCTGGCCGGGTTGTCGGGGCTGGCGTTGTTTCATCCGTCGCTGTTCTGGCTGAGTAATCTGTTCGGCGGCGGCACCTGGACGCGGATCCTGCACCCGTACATGGGCATCGCCATGTTCGTGCTGTTCCTCGGTCTGGTGTTCAGCTTCTGGCGCAGCAATTTCTTCATCGCCAATGACCGCCGGTGGCTGCGGCGGATCAACCGGGTGATGGTCAACGACGAAGAAAGCGTGCCGCCGGTGGGCAAGTACAACGCCGGGCAGAAGCTGCTGTTCTGGACTTTACTGTTGTGCATGCTCGCGTTGTTGTTCACCGGCCTGGTGATCTGGCGCGCGTGGTTCAGTGCGTATTTCGGCATCACCACGATCCGCTGGGCCATGTTGTTGCATGCGCTGGCCGGGTTCGTGCTGGTGCTGAGCATCATCGTGCACATCTACGCCGGTTTGTGGATCAAGGGTTCGGTCGACGCCATGCTGCATGGCTGGGTCAGCCGGCCGTGGGCGAAAAAACACCATGAACTGTGGTACCGCGAGGTGACCCGCGACGAACAGCCTCGGGACCTGCCCGAGCGA
Protein-coding sequences here:
- a CDS encoding hybrid sensor histidine kinase/response regulator, whose amino-acid sequence is MSENNRTAAIDDSRFRLLIDAVVDYAIYMIDPDGTITSWNSGAKRFKGYEEAEIIGEHFSRFYTPEDRANGMPQRALDTAIHEGRFEGEGWRVRKDGTHFWSHVVIDPIIDPSGKLLGFAKITRDLTDRKMAEETLKRSEQQFRLLVQGVTDYAIYMLSPEGCVSNWNQGAQRIKGYLPEEIIGQHFSIFYTPEDRELGEPQRSLAIATREGRFENRSWRMRKDGTRFLAHVVVDAIRGDTGTLLGFAKITRDVTEAHEAQQALEKTREALFQAQKMQAIGQLSGGIAHDFNNLLTVILGNLEIVQKRIGDAPKIARLLENATQGALRGVSLTQRMLAFARRQELQTESVDIPQLVQGITGLLRSSLGPGIRIETRFPADLQPVLADSNQLELAILNLATNARDAMPDGGTVVIQAQAEVVLEQTHSTLAAGRYVCLSLIDSGEGMDEATLACARDPFFTTKGLGKGTGLGLSMVHGFIEQLGGRFILKSEKGRGTSAELWIPVALERPVSRPVYSNAAPIAVPRLSVLVVDDDSLVLTSTSLLLEDLGHRVIGATSGAKALAMFDQGEVIDLVITDMAMPHMSGAQLAHALRLLKPDLPIILATGYAERLEGFAAELPRLPKPFTQLNLVQIIAESMK
- a CDS encoding IS3 family transposase (programmed frameshift), whose protein sequence is MTRRYFSTDFKRDAACLVLDKDYSVSEACEAMGVGPTALRRWVEQLRAERSGKTPEKSKAMTVDQQRIQELEATIRRIEREKEILKKGYSSLDVGFPRSVRLVEELSEQYSRSELCVVFGINRSSYYERLKQRAKVDDGRNRLKIKAAELHEQSRGSMGARSLSKALCNEKESVGRYMARSLMRELGLKSQQRRRHRYKPSGAEAQYAPNHLERKFNVEIPNRVWCGDVTYIWAGTYWVYLAAVLDLHARRIVGWAMSRSPDSALTCRALKMAFESRGRPENLMFHSDQGCHYSSKVFREMLADMRIKQSMSRRGNCWDNAPMERFFGSLKSEWIPKAGYRNEDEASTDVLRYLTHYYNRIRLHSHNGYRTPVAMEALAA
- a CDS encoding cation:proton antiporter, which codes for MSFGVWVAVLGAVLLMLALTSSWLRWMPVTTSAVCLLLGIAIGPSGLDLLKLSLEESSLWMEHLTEVAVLFSLFVCGLKLRLPLTNKTWRIAFGLAGPVMILTIIGVCLLLHWGLQLAWGPSLLIGAMLAPTDPVLAALVQVNDAQDVDSVRFGLSGEAGLNDGVAFPFVILGLLLLHGDGSAGEWQHWVIRSLLWAVPAGLLTGYWMGRGIGRIALSLRIHNEDSTLGPNDYLTLALIALSYVVADAIGGYGFLAVFAAGLGLRQEEVKSTGITEVPAEHLVQPVVGHQNVEPENAVHGDTEQLEDSQVAAGIMMGDMLAFGSLVERAMEVFLVTLLGVVLIAHWDWRALWIGAVLFCLIRPLSVALMPWGKLLSGPQRLLIGWFGIRGIGSLFYLFFALNHGLDSDVAKVCTDLTLSVVALSILLHGISTQPMLARYESLKQRKS
- a CDS encoding Yip1 family protein, yielding MSAPLVRLFTQPNFAWTDIRREEETHPRHYLAHLLLLALIPAVCLFIGTTYVGWSLAVGENVRLSTASALQLSVLLYVTIVAGVAIMGGFIRWMSRSFDARPTLNQCIGFAAYTVTPFFIAGIAGLYPSRWLAILVLGAASIYSTFLLFVGLPTFMHERKEQGLLYSACVWGVGLLVLVTMLVSMILLWFNVLIPEYLRTTVS
- a CDS encoding glucose 1-dehydrogenase yields the protein MTDYPKPPFPKQAQPVPGSQRKMEPYPDCGEQSYVGSGRLAGKIALITGADSGIGRAVAIAFAREGADVAVAYLNEHEDAKETARWVEQAGRQCILLPGDIAEKAQCQALVDQTVERFGRIDILVNNAAFQMTHENFEEIPDDEWVMTFDVNITAMFRICQAAIKHMRPGSSIINTSSVNSDMPKPTLLAYATTKGAIANFTGGLAQMLGPKEIRVNSVAPGPIWTPLIVSTMPDEEVQNFGGSTPLGRPGQPVEVAPIYVLLASDEASYITGQRYGVTGGKPML
- a CDS encoding MalY/PatB family protein, which encodes MTFDFDQLFDRHHTGSTKWSRYPADVLPMWVADMDFAAPPVIIEALQQRLLHPLLGYSVAQDNLREAIVADLWNKYAWRVKPQELIFLPGVESGFNMALKALVQAQQNVVVQTPNYPPLRHAPVHWGLNKVELEFDAQADGTYATPLESLREALEGGGALLLSNPHNPIGKVFDRAELQAVADICAAQSAWIISDEIHAELCFDGRVHIPTASLSPEISKRTITLMSASKAYNIAGLKTSFMIIQDATLRERVNHARCGMVDSVNPLGMEATRVAYSEAGPWLAEMKTYLQANRDWLVDAVRTRLPGVTINVPQGTYLAWLDCTALDLRDPQRFFLEQGKVGLSAGLDFGDAHQQFVRLNFGCPRALLEEGIARMERALSNRNL